CTTTAGAAGTAAGACATTAGTTCTCGCTTTTGTCTATAAGGTGGAACTTATAATCAATTAAGCAGTTCATTGCCTTGAAATATCACGAACTCATGCCTTATAGGCAAGAACTAGAAGTTATGTCCGGTGAGCACCCATCAAGCATAATTTCTAGCTCTTACCTATAAGGCAGAACTTGCACTAATTGAGCAGGATCTCTGTCTTGAAATATCCTGAACTTCTGTTTTATAGGCAAAATTAATGTGTGTTCACAACTTATGCCTAATGAGAACATTCTAGCGATTTTTTTTAAATCCGAagctatttttaattttttttattaagcgGGGTCAAAAAATAAGACCGGCGCCATTTGTAAACTGGACCCCGTTTATAAAGTCCAAATTCCTGAGGAGGCCCAATTTAATAAAATCGGCCCAAATTCGGAGCGTGTATAGTCTATCAATATTTTGTGTGGATTGTTCTTTAAATGCACTGGTCTTGAATatttgtccctcaaattagtggtctttaatttttgtctttcgcctaatATCTCGAAGTTCTGTGTTTGAACTTCGGttaagtaaaaaataaataaatttcgcaaggcagagacTTGTGGCAAAGTTAGACATATTTGggaaaagttaggccttaaggtagaggtttgccttaaggtaAACTTTTATTCAAGATATGCCTGAAGGCCTCATTCTCTGCCTTAAAGAtctaacttttgcccaaaattaagCTTATTTGGGCAAAGTTAGGCCTAAAGGCAAAAACTTGTAAGATTTCAATtaagtaaaaaattaaaaaaaaaaattttgccttatgtctgaaggcaaaactctaacTTAAgatagagtttgaaactctgacTAAGGTAAAGTTTTGCATGCAAAAATTTATCTTGTGAATTCAAACTCTATGTTGTGATTTTTTAAGGAATTTGAAtttgaaatcatttttttttttttgcgaaggataaaaattaaagaccaatttGAGAGATAAAAATTaaatggaaaagggtcaaatatacccctatactaTTTAAAAGGGGTTAAATATACCCTTTATTATATTTTAGGTCTAAATATACCCTTGTCGTTATATTATGTGTGATCAAATATATCCTTTCTCTGTTAAAATTGTCAGAGGTGCATAATTAATCTTACATGGCATTGACATTTAATGAGCCACGTGGCATGCAACCTCAGCATCGCATAGATTTCTCTTAGCACCCATTCGTCTTGATCTTCCACTTCATCGCCGGAGCCGGTGACAGTTGAGTCCGATTCCGTCGTAATACTAGTTGCTCTTCTCTGTGCCCTAATTTGCGTGGTAGGTCTCATCGCCGTCGCGAGGTGCTGCACAGCTCCGGTGATAATTGCAGTTCCCTCCGGCGACGATCAACTATCGGCGGCGAATAAACGATTGAAGAGTATAATTTACGCTCTCAGTGCATTTTACCTGTAGTAACAAGCCATTTACTGTGTTATGCGGGCTAGGACTCATCTAGGGAAGTTACATGTAATTAATCTTTATTACTACATCTTTGAAAGTGAGACTCCGGTAGTGCCGCAAAGAATTGGCTATTAACATCAAGTCTGTTGAGATTTATGGTCTTACATGTTAATTTTACAGCTTCTTCACCTAGCAAACCAGTGGCGGCACTATCTCCGTTAGAATGGTAAAACAAATTGTGGTGAGAGACAGAGGAAAGAGAAGTGAAACAAATTGCTCCGCCACTTTGTTTCACTTCACCTAATCAACCATCGGCACAGAGAAAAGCAGCTAGATTACGACAAAATCGGACTCCATCGGCAATGAAGGGGAAGATGAAGAGGAGTTGGTGCTGAGAGAAATCTATGCCACGCTGAGGTGGGATGttacgtggcatccacctcatcaaatgtcaatGCCACGTAAGATTAATTGTCCATCTCGAATAACTTTAACGGAAGAGGGACATCTTTCAACTCATCAAATGTCAATGTCAAGTAAGATTAATTGTCCATTTCGGATAACTTTAACGGACGAGGGGCATCTTTGATCCCATAATGTAACAGCaagggtatatttagacccaaagtatTGTAAGATTAATTATCCATTTCGGATAATTTTAACGGACGAGGGGCATCTTTGATCCATAATGTAACAGCAAAGatatatttagacccaaagtataacgaagggtatattcgATCCTTTTCCAATTGTACAGGGTATATTTGGCTCTTTTCCGAAAATTAAATGCCAGTGCGTTTGAAGGACAATCGCGCAAATGACCCCTAGTCTATTACTCAATGTAATAGTAGTTCAAAAGCCAtcatttttttcaaatattatcTCCTTTCAATCCCCATTTATAACCTTGTAACTGTAATCTGATTTCAATCATCTGACACACTTGATTCCCTCTTTAACATATATGCCCTACACActgtacatctatatatatatatattgctgtaTTATGTTTTATAGCTGCGCTTTGTATCATACCTAGCATTTTCCGCCGATCTTGGTATGTTATCAATCTATCTCTTCCTTCTCCATTTCGTTTCTGCTTTAAATTTCTCTTAAATAATTGAGTTGAATTTGCTGGAACAAGTTCCTGAATTTCTCTTATTGGGTGTTTTTGTTTAGTCTCCATTTGAGATTTTAGGGTTGTTTATTGGTGGATATATCCCTTTTGAGGTAATTGGGTGACTATTTTGAGTATACGCCATGGCCTTGAATCAAAAGGAACGATCCTTAACTGGGATAGAGTTCGATAGAGAGTGTTTCATAGATGGATGTGAAGTTGGAATGTCCGTTAAGGAGTGTGATGTTGTACTAGCTGATTTGTTGTCGCGGGATCTCACAAGTATCTTAGGGGATTTAGGGTTTAAGGCGGACGGGACTGAGGTTTCAGGACTCTTTCGGGAGCTTGATTTTGGGTTAAATAATCTTGGGTTTGAGGCAGACAAGGCTGAGGTTTCAGCATTGTTTCCGGGACTTGATTTTGGATTAAATACTGGCACAATGAGAATTCATCAGGATGGAAATTGTGAGTTGTTCAGGATGAATTTCAAGGAGGGATTGGACGGTGGCCATGGTCTCGAGGATGACAAGGCGGATGGAGGTGATCCTTCAGATGCGTTGTTGCTGGCCCTAGGTTATTTAAGGTCGAGGGACCTTCTTGCAGTTGAAAGGGTATGCAAGTCTTTACGTGATGCTGTTCGAGGAGATCCACTTTTATGGGAAAGCATTCACATAGAACAAAGCTTTAGTAATAATATCACAGATGATATTCTTATAAAGCTGACAAATAGGGCTCAAGGCCGTCTTCATTCTCTCAGTCTCTATCGCTTGTCAGAGATCACTGATGTTGGTCTAATGCATGTACTTGAGAGGAATCCCAGCCTGACAAAGGTCAGTTATTCTCGTGTTGCTGGCTTAGCTAAATTTTGTCATTATGTCTTGATGCTTTTGCTCAATCTTGTGTCTTGTCAGATGTAATATGTAGTATTGACAGTAAAGTTGGCATGATTTGCAAGTCTTACATTAGAAGTAACACTTGCATGTCTTTGCACTTTTATCAGCTGTGTTGTTACTATGTTCGACGTGCATGTCTTTGTACTTTTATCATAGTGGTGTTGTTACTATGTTCGATACACACCTTATTGGTCTGATATAATAATTTTAAAATGCTCAGTTTTGCTAATCGGTGGAGACATACCGTGCAAAGCAAGTTTGTGGAATGGTTGTGTGAATGTTTGGCCTCTTAAGTCCTAACTTTACCACAAGATGAGTGTCATAGAAATGTGGATGTTAAACTATATGTACGGTCATACAAGAAAAGAATTGATGGCATCATATCGATTGAAAAACATGGGGATAAAAGAGAGGAAGTCGCCGGAGATGGTTTGATGATGTGGAACATACGTAGATCTCTAACTACACTGTTCTGTAATTCTGGCACCATGACAGGGAACATGTAGACCTAACTTACATAGAAATAAGTTGTTTCAAAAGACCTAAAATTTCTACGAACCATGCAGACTTACAAAAACAGAACGCAATAGAAGCACAAAGTGCATACTGGGATTCCTCATCGTTGCGTTCCTCCTTTTCATTCTTTTAAAACCCATGTTGATCTTTCCATCAAAGAGATGCTTTTTATGGTATCAATTATGTCTGATACTGCCCCTCAAGTGCAATGTTTAGTAATGTGCTGATAATTGGAAATAATAAATTGGTTTCGTTATTTAAGTCAATTCATTTATGTTGAGAGATCATATTAACAATTTCATTGACGCAACTTTAAGAAAGTGACAGCTGTATCAGAAATGGAAGGATCTTATGTCTAACTGGTTTTGGTAGTCTTTTGTAATTAGTTTCTGCCATTCACCTCCTTTTAACCATTTGGGGAGTTCATCTACTCCATTAAGTTTCTTACCATAAAGCTCTTCACATCCGTCTATCTAGTTTCATTTTGATTCTATTAATCTCTTCTCATCTAGTTGTTCAATCAAGCGCCAACACTTCGAACAATGAATTTAGAACCCTAACTTGTAAACCACACAttttcatacaaaaccctaaatTCAATCTGAATTTCCATGTTGACGTCTCTTAATAGGATTAATAGAATTTGATTCTATTAATTTCTTTCAGGCACTTCTTACTTATGTTGGTTTTCTAATATCATGTTTGCCTGTGTTCATGCAGTTGAGTGTCCCAGGATGTATGAGACTCACCGCAGATGGTATTCTCTCTAACTTAAAAGTCTTGAAGACTGCTGGAAAAATCAGACTTAAATATTTAGGAATTTATGGATTGTTTGGTGTAACAAGTCAGCACTTGGAAGAGTTCAAGCTCTTAATAGGTGTAGATAATAGTAAGCTGCCAACTACTCGTAAGCCACGGTTTTTTGGCAGTGACCAATTGCGGGTCACTTCTGATGATCATGCTGTGGACATTGAAGTTTGCCCAAAATGCCAGAAGCTTGAACTAGTTTATGATTGCCCTTCAGAGAGTTGCCAAAAGAAGCAATCTTCCACTCAGTTGTGCAGGGCTTGTACTACATGCATTGCACGTTGTATCAATTGTGGATGTTGCTTAAGTGGCTACTTGCTTTGTTTAGATTGCTGGAGACAACCCTTGGTTGCCAAGAGAGGAAGCAGAAAATGACCTTTTTGTCTGAAACTGTTCACAATCAGGGGAGTTGACATTTCTACCGCTATGGCTAGGATGCATaatgtttgtttctttttttggCTGTGGGAAAGCTTTGGGATCATAGAGTGCCTTTGAGTATCAGATGTAAATTGAAGTCCTTTGGAATCTGATTATTGTCAAATTGCAAGGAAGCATGGCAGACAAGAAGCTGATATCCCGCATGGAAGGTTTTGATAGCCTTATGCTATTTGTATGCTGTGTAATGATTTTGTTTTTTGAATAAACCAGagcaaatatatttttttatcaaaacTATCAGATACCTAATAGTGAAATTGATATAAGCATAAAAATTAGATGCTTCAAATGAACCAAACCATTCCTTGTTTACTTATTATAATACTCTTTCTGTTTAACCCGTGACTTGTACAAGCTCAATGGCAGTTTCCAAACAGGGATTGCCGTGAAATTTTTAAGACTTACTCCCTCTGttgacttttacttgtccacttttaacttttcaagctgtttaagaaataataaataaagtatgtattttatcatAATGCCCATATTAATTGGTACATAATGGTATTAGTTTTGAAAAATGATTAggaatgagtaattaatattTAGGGTAAAACAggaatttttttttgtcttatcttgatatgggaaaaatgacaagtaaaaatgaaaatatatttgaggaatactggacaagtaaaagtgaacggagggagtaaatgtTATTCCCAAAATTTTGAGAGTATTGGCGTGTATGTATATTCCCTAGATTAAATTGGCATGTTTTTAGCCAACAATTTTATTGAGCAAATTTAGCCTAAAAGAAATGACATTCAATAGCCATCTGTGTATCTCAAACGCACAAAACTAGGAGAGAATATATTTTGCCTAATATAACGCTGTTCACGAGCAAAATTTAGGTTTCTTCCCCTTTTCTCTGCCCCTTCCATCTATTCTCCCCGTCAGATTGTTTTGTTCGGTATACAGGCAAGAAGATCCATAGGATTCTCTGCCAATATTGATACATAATGATATGAGATTGCATGTATACGTCAAGTTGAAGAAAAACAGTCCCGAATTCAAAAAATTTGCACCATGTAAAATAACATGGCATGCTGTTGATATACATGTTATGGCTCCCAGAATAAATATTGAAACTGAATCTAGATGTACCCCAATTTCTGATGTTCATGGTATACATAAATTTTGATACAGTTTTCTTGATTAAATATGATAATGAATACCAATTTAAGCTCAAAATATGTGATATACATATTAATAAAGATAATGATATACTTAGGAGGTGGGCGTTCGGCcatcggattggatatgaaaATTTCAGTTTGGATTTTCGATTTTCGGATGGAAGAAATTACAATCAAAATCCAATTcaatccaaataagttcggatCAGATTGGATCTTTTAAATTCGGTTTCGGGTTAATCGGTTTGAATATTTCGGATTTTCGGTTTTGACTTTTGAGCCTTTAAGGCAGGCTTATTAGGAACAAAACTCATATGCCTCAGTTATCAAGTTACAGGTCTTAGCATAATGTGAAACTAAATATGTGGATTCAGCAAAGAGTTGCTACCACTAAGGAGccatttggacatgatttcatctcatgagataaaatcatgtttggacatgcaatttggatttcttaagttgcagttttttttataaacataaaaactccacaagttgtgaaaaccatcaaaaattttccaattcttatacaatactaccaaatgagtaaatcatagttcataataaaattaatatattactagaaggcctttctaaaaaatacaacatcaattgatcaaactttagttcaataaaaaagaaaatttaacatgaatagtaatgtaactactctttaatataatcctcccacatggtacgaaCAATCTCTTCACGCCGAGCATGCATTTCCCAATTgctaaacatgattggtaaatatatctaccaacttatgggtcttttttttacaaaatataaacgtatgggtcaaattttacatttatattttttgaaatcatgatttcaaatcccaaatcatgcctttttggatgatttgggatttcatctcatgagatgaaatcgcatgtccaaacgcctactaaaccAAGAGATATGAAGTCGCATAGTTCAGTTCTACATTATTCCATCTGTTTCATTGAAAGCTGTCTTATTCTTAAAGTAGTGAAGAAAACACCAGCTTTGCAAGCTATATTATATTTAACTTGATAGAAAATTCTATATTGGACTTAATATTATAATGGGTATGGTTGTAGGGTACTAATCAATTAGACCTTTGGACTAATTAGAATTGGGCACATATAATATAGGTAATATAAGGTATAAAAAATTTGGATTTTCGGATACTAAATCCATATCAAATCcaaaatccaattttttttttaaaaaatccgaagtccaatccataatccaaaaaTTCAAAACAAATATCCAAAAAATTCGAATTTCGGTTTGAATTTCGGGTTAGCCCAAACTATGCCCACCCCTACTTTGTATGTACACTAGCATAACGTATCCCAAAAAATGGTGTTATACATACTGATATACATTAATATGTATACACATTATTCCAGGTATACGATAGACCAGTATGTATACTaattttatgtatacatattattCCAGTTATACATACTATTAATATATCTGATACTTTTTCAAAACTGTTGTATACTGATTAGTGCGAAAAATATGAGATACATATGATAGAATAtcatttttaattaaagaaatttaagaaaatggaattaaagaATGAAAACAATAGAGGAGAGAGACATGACTTCGACGGATTTCAGAATATAAACGGAGAGATTTTAGGAGAATAAATGAAAGTGCAAAATTATAGGAGAGAGAATGAGATTGGAATTGTGATCCCACCTTAGGAGGAAAGTCCACTTCGGCAAAATACAAGAGAGATGCTGAGTATATAAGTTAGCAGGTTTTACATTCtagtgacgcgttttaaagcGGTGTGGGCCTAGgctcaaagcggacaatatcattATGGGGCTGGGTCGTTACAGAACAACTCTTGTGTCTCACCATTCAACTGAGTTTAGGCAAATCTCGGGTAGGAGGGACAAACCCCAATGAGGACGCTGAGTCAATAAGAGGGGGTGTATGTGACACCCAGCTTAGGAGAAACGTTTCACATCGGCAGAACACAAGGGAGATgctgggtatataagtaagcagGATTTACACCTAGTGACGCGTTTTAAAGTCGTGCGGGCCTAAGCCCAAAGTGGATAATATCACTAACGGGGATCGTTACAAGAATGGTATATTGAGCTATTTTAAAAGAGCTGATCTATGGGGTACAAATTTTAATGACCCGAAACGTGTGACATAGTCAATCATtgccaactttttttttaaaaaaaaatcatggctAGTTTACAAGTAATTGCACGATTTCACTTCAAATGgattggtctttaagttttgtccttctaattggctggtctttaatttttatccttcaaaatcaaacttataCTTATAGGGGCATAAATTCTTTAAGCACGGAGGCATAAATTATGAATATTATGACGGATAGCTTATGCCTCCTAAAACacaagttcgattttgaaggatgAAAAACTAAAGACGAactcatttgaaggacaaaaattaaggaTCAAGACAAAAGCGCAAATGGCCCTCCAAAAGTTAGCCCTGTACGAAGTCCAAAATCCGGAAGAAGCCTAATTGCATAAGATAGGCCCAAATATGGAGGTGAATGTATAGTCCAGCCCACCATATCTCGCGCCACTTGTTTCCCACCAAAGAAAAAGACATTCCTATGATTCATAAAGCCTCTCTTTCCTCCACTGAAAGTATCGATCTTTAgacacaacaaacaacaatttctATCACAAATAGTTCAAAAAGCCTTCATTTATTTTTTCAAGTGCTTGTGGGATTTGGATTTTGATTCTTTGTCCTCACTTATCTCTTTTCAATCCCCATATATAATCTTGTAATCTTATTTCAAATCTTCTCACACACTCACAAACTACTAATCTGTATATGCTCTAcaccatatgtatatatatagtcttCTTATAGCTGCGCTTTCTATTACCACCAGCGTTTTGCGCCGATCGCGGTATGTTATCCATATATCCTCTTTGGTTTAATTTTCTCTTAAATATTTGAGGTGAATCTCGTGTTTTGCTAGAACAAGTTCTTGAATTTCTCTTAACAAGAAACTTTGGGGAGATCGTTGGTGTTTTTGTTTAGTCTGCATTTGAGATTTTGGGGTTTTACTGAAGAAAAAGGTGGgggtgatttttttttatcatttttagGTGATTGGTGCCTATTTTTAGTAGACCCCATGGCCTTGAATCAAGAGGAAGGATTCTTAGCTGGGATCGAGTTTGATAGAAAGCGTTTCGTGAGATGCGTAAATGATAATGTGGATGGATTCAGTGATGAAAAAGAGGAGCTTTATGATCATGAAGGTGGGAATATTGCTGATATCACTGATTTGTTGCCTTCGGATCCCTTTAATATGGAAATTAGTACCAAAGGCAAATGTGTCGCGGCTAGCACAAGTTGGTTAGAGGATTTTGAGAAGGATTTTGGGTTTAAGGCAGACGAGCCTGAGGTTTCAGGGGTGGACGGTGAGTTGTTTGGGGAACTTTGATTTTCTCATGACTGGCACAATGATAATTCATCAGGATCGGGGTTTCCAGTTGATTGATGGAAATCATGACCTGTTCAGGATGAATTTCAAAGAGGGATTGGACCGTGGCCATGGCAAGACAAATTGTGATGTGGTTGGAGGTGGTCCTTCAGACGCGCTGTTGCTGGCCCTTGGTTATTTAAGGTTAAGGGATCTTCTTGCTGTTGAAAAGGTATGCAAATCTTTACGTGATGCTGTTCGAGGAGATCCACTTTTATGGAGAAGTATTCACATAGATTATCCATTTAGTTTTAAGATCACAGATAGTACTCTTATAAAGTTGACAAATAGAGCTCAAGGCCATCTTCATACTCTCAGTCTCTATAACTGCTCAAAGATCACAAATGTTGGTTTAATACATGTACTTGAGAGGAATCCCAGCCTGACGAAGGTCAGTTATTCTCTTGTGTTGCTTGCTTAGCTAAATTTTGTCATTGTGTCTTGATGGTTTTGCTCAATTTTGTGTCTAATCAGATATAATATGTAGTATTGACAGTAAAGTAGGCGTGATTTGCAAGTTTCATTTTAGAAGTAAGAGTAACACGTGCATGTCTTTGTGCTTTTATCATAGTTGTGTCGTTACTATGTTTGTCACTCACCTTATTTGTCTGATATAATTATTCTAGAATCCTTATTTTTTGCTAATAGGAGGAGACATACTGTGAAAAGCAAGTTTGTAGAGTGGTTGTAGAACCAACAATATTACATGGAGGTGAATATTTGCCTCGTAGTCCTAACTTTTCCACAAGATCAGTGTCATAGAAATGTGGATGTTAAACTAAATGTACGGTCATACAAGATAAGAATTGATCGCATCATTTAGATTGGCAATTACCAAAATGGGATAAAAGAGAGGATGTCGGCTAAGATGGTTTGGTTATTTTCTTCTGAAGGTAAGTATCTAAGATAGTTCGGTCATGTTCAACGTAGATCTCTAATTGCACTGTTCTGTAGTTGTGGCATTATGGTGGGGAACCTAAACCTAAAATTACATAGAAACTAGTTAATTTCTCGCAGTCTTACATATATAAATTCACAAAATGAATTTTCTTTGTAAATTTAGTCAAGATAAAGATAGTAATATTTGCGTAATACTACAAATTGAAACAAACAAATACAATGTGAGACATTCATACgatttgttttaaaaataaatgtataaggaaaaattaatttttaaaaaaaggggAAATAAATCCAGATAATACAATGCATGGGTATATGGAGTTTATAATAATAGGGTTCTCGAGGAACAATCCCTCATTTGGGAAGAGAAGTTAAATTCATTTAGAATATGTAACATAATTTCACCTCGTCTTCCCTCCTTGTTTAAATGGAGAGGATCCGGATCCGAGATCAAAATAGAAGTGCAGAGAAAAATGCACGTCAAACACTATGGTAACGGAATTTAAAAGAACACTTAAATGGAAATCACAAGATCTAATAAACAAACAATTATAGGGAAAATGAAAAAAGATTGATTGAAACCCTAAAAGAAATGGATGTTAAAATATCTAAAAACAAACAATTATAAGGGAAGGAAGAAGCTAAATAATTGTATTTAGAGTGTCGTATCCACCAGTCTTCCCAGAAGGAAATTTACTTTCCATTTCCAGCTTTATAATTAGATCTTCTATGGATGACTGGCCAAAGGTTTCTGATGGTTCTCCACACACTAACACCATAGGGACTGGTCACTATGTTTCTAGTCCAACTGTTTTCCTCTCCATACTTTTCTTTGATCACCTCTTTCCATAGGGGTCTCTCTTCTGATGCCATTCTCCAATTCCACTTGCTAAGCAAACTCTGGTTCTGAGCTTTAAGATTGCATATCCCTAGCCCTCCATCTTAGTGAATATTATGGTTGTTTCTATCCTAATCAACAACTTTTTCTATGAAACTACATAATATTCAAGGAAAAACTATAATATTTAATTCATAACTACAATATTCAATTCAAAAATGCAGTATTTGATCCACAACTATAGTATTCAATTCAGAAATAAAGTTACAATATTCAATTAAAAAATACAGTATTCAATTTGAAAGTTCAGTATTCAATTAAAAAATACAATATTCACACCAAAACTACTGTATTCAAACAAAAACTACAGCCATATTTTTCTAGAGGTTCAGAACTCTCTTCTTATTTGCTGCTTTTCTTCTAGTTGTTCAATCAAGCACCAACTCTTCATTTTGAACAATGAATTTAGAAACCCTAACTTGTAAACCACCCATTTTCATACAAAACCCTACATTTTACCTTAGTATCCATGTAGACGTCTCTTCAACCCGCCTCCGAACTTGTCGGGTTAATCCAAGGCCTTGCCGGCATTGACAAACGGAGACAATGTCCTCTAGTTAATGCAAGACTTGAAGTAAATAATGCTTATATGGTGATTAACAGAACTTGTTGAAGTGAAAGCAATCACTAGCATCTAAGATTAGTTCTTCATAAATTTCTTTCTTATTTCTCTCTCTCCCAATCCCTCCAAAATCAATTTGTAGAAGCATTGGAAGGTCGCTCAAACAGGAGTAGAAACGGATAATGTGCGAATTGTGGATTCAAGCAACTTATAGAAAAGATATGATGGGTAGCCGAATATCACACATCTGTAAAGAGGAACGAAATGAGTTCTTGGAGATGAGATGCACTTGATTTGGAAGAGAGAGAAATACAA
Above is a genomic segment from Lycium barbarum isolate Lr01 chromosome 12, ASM1917538v2, whole genome shotgun sequence containing:
- the LOC132622898 gene encoding F-box protein SKIP14-like, whose protein sequence is MALNQKERSLTGIEFDRECFIDGCEVGMSVKECDVVLADLLSRDLTSILGDLGFKADGTEVSGLFRELDFGLNNLGFEADKAEVSALFPGLDFGLNTGTMRIHQDGNCELFRMNFKEGLDGGHGLEDDKADGGDPSDALLLALGYLRSRDLLAVERVCKSLRDAVRGDPLLWESIHIEQSFSNNITDDILIKLTNRAQGRLHSLSLYRLSEITDVGLMHVLERNPSLTKLSVPGCMRLTADGILSNLKVLKTAGKIRLKYLGIYGLFGVTSQHLEEFKLLIGVDNSKLPTTRKPRFFGSDQLRVTSDDHAVDIEVCPKCQKLELVYDCPSESCQKKQSSTQLCRACTTCIARCINCGCCLSGYLLCLDCWRQPLVAKRGSRK